The genomic DNA CTCGACGGAGTCCATGCCGAGGCGGTCCAGCGACTTCTCGAAGGCCTCCTCAAGGTAGTCGCGGTGCATCTCCTTGGGGAGTTCACCGTGACCGGCCTGCGGGTTGTTGTAGAAGTCGTAGCCGATTTTCGTCGCGACGGTCACCTCGTCGCGGACCGGCTCCAGCGCCTTGCCAAGCAGCTGTTCGGAGTCGCCGTGGCCGTAGACGTCACCGGTGTCGAAGTAGGTGATTCCCTGGTCGACGGCGTACCGGACCATGTCGATGGCCTGCTGTTCGGTTCGGTCGCCCCACCAGTCGCTGCCGACAACCCACGCGCCGAAGCCGATTTCGGATACCTCAAGGCCGGATTCACCGAGCGTACGGTAATTCATACACCATAATTTGGTTCTCACCCACTTATCACTCGTGGTTCGACTGTCGTCTGCCGAGAGCCCGCATTATCAGGAGTGCCGTCGCAGCGTGCCACAACAGCAACCCCTAACAACCAGCACACCCTTTTCGACGGGTATGACAAAGCGACACGTCTCGCTGCCGGCGACGGCCGAGGAGGGGCTCGAGGCGTTCCTCGAGACGGTCGACCGTCGGCTGTCCAGCGACGAGGACACGTGTCAGGTCGTCGAGGACGTTCTCGTCGACCTCCACGGCGACAGGGAGGCCTACGAGCGCTGGCAGTCAGGCGACGACGTCTCGCCGGCCGAACGGGTCCGACTGCAGGGGTACGACCCCTGTAACGCGACGCTGGAAAGCGAGTATTACGCCGAGAAAGACGAGGCGGCGTTCGAGGAATCGAAGCATCTCCAGTGGCTCTGGCGGCAGTTCGACGCCACGCCAATGGCCGACAATGTCGAGTTCGCGCTCCGGTTCCGCCGGATGCTGGCCGACCACCTCTTCGAGGAGTGTGGCGATGGCTGCCGGTTTTTCAAGGGGATTACGTTCACCTACGGCCACAACATCTCAATCGGCGACAACGTCGTCGTGCACGACGATGTCCACCTCGACGACCGCGGCGAACTCACCATCGGCGACCGCGTCTCCATCTCCGATGGTGTCCACGTCTACAGCCACGACCACGATATCGTCGACCAGACCGAGGTCGACAACTACCACACCATCATCGAAGACGACGTGCGGCTCACGTTCGACGCGATGGTACGGGCCGGCGTACAGGTCGGCGAAAACGCCGTTGTCGGCGCGCGTGCGGTCGTTCAGTCCGACGTACCGGCCCACCATGTCGTCGTCGGCCAGCCAGCAAAGAGCGTCCGCGTCAAGCCCGGCTGGGAGTCAGTCGCCGAACCGGTCGATGCCGACCACCACGACGGGCGTAGCGACCGAAAACTGCCATACGAACTGCCCGACGGCCTCGAACAGTTCGACGAGTTCCAGCGGGACCTGCAGCCGCCGGACAGACGGTAACGCCACGGGTCCGCCCGGCCGCCGCCCGCGTCGGCAGGGGGAACCGTTTTGTCGCCCCCTGCCGGAGACCCGGTATGTTCGAGAAGTCGACGTGGATTCGCCTCCCGCGAAGCGTCGTCGTCGGCCACGGCGTCCTCGACCGGACGGCCGAGGCCGTCGAGGAACTCTACCTCGACGGTCGGCCGCTCATCGTCACGAGCCCGACACCGGAAGAACTGGCCGTCGACCGACTCCGCGAGCAGTTCGTGTCGGCCGGATTCGACCCCGCAGTCGCGGTTGTCGAGGAAGCGAGCTTCGACGCCGTCGAGCGGGTAATCGAGACCGCCGAACGCGAAACGGCCGGCTTCCTCGTCGGGTTCGGCGGCGGCAAACCCATCGACATCGCGAAGATGGCCGCAGACGAACGGAACTGTGGCTTCATCTCGGTGCCGACCGCCGCCAGCCACGACGGTATCGTCTCGGGGCGCGGCTCGGTCCCCGAGGGCGACACGCGACACTCAGTCGCGGCACATCCGCCGCTTGCAGTCATCGCAGACACCGAACTGATAGCCAACTCGCCGTGGCGGCTGACGACCGCCGGCTGTGCCGATATCATCTCTAACTACACCGCGGTCAAAGACTGGCAGCTCGCACACCGGCTGAAGAACGTCGAATACAGCGAGTATGCGGGGGCGCTCTCACAGATGACCGCCGAGATGCTCGTCGACAATTCGGCGTCAATCAAGCGGGGGCTCGAAGAGTCGGCGTGGATAGTCGTCAAAGCGCTCGTCTCCTCCGGCGTCGCGATGTCGATAGCCGGCTCCTCGCGGCCGGCATCGGGTGCCGAGCACCTCATCTCACATCAGCTCGACCGCATCGCGCCGGAGACGGCACTGCACGGCCATCAGGTCGGCGTCGCCTCTATTGTCACCGAGTATCTCCACAGCGGCGAGGGCGGCGACTGGCGGCGGGTTCGTGACGCGCTGGCCAGCATCGATGCGCCGACAACCGCGGCCGAACTCGGCATTGACGGCGAGCGATTCATCGAGGCGACGACCAGCGCCCACGAGATTCGCGACCGGTATACGATTCTCGGCGACGGCATCGAACGCGAGGCCGCAATCGAGGCCGCTGCGACGACCGGCGTCCTCTGATACGGCCATCGAAACGCTCTATTTGGCGGTCTACGAACCCTCTACAGCAGATATAAAGAATCCCACGGATTTATCCGACTATCGGTCATCCGGACGAACATGAACGGCTCGGGACCGGGGGCGGTATCGCAGTATCTCGATGCACTCTATGCGGAGTACGACCGCTTCGATGTCCAGCAGACAACCGTCGCCGTGACGCCGAGCGAGTTTGACGAGCTAGACGACCACGGATGCCACGTGAGCGTTCGGGTGCACGTCAAAAGCGACGAAAACGGCGTGTTGGTTCGCCGCGATGGCGACGAGTGGACGCTGCCCGGCGGGGAGGTCACGGCCGAGCCACTCGACGCCGCGGCTGCCGACCTCGCGGAGCGGCAAACCGGCGTCGCTTGCGAAGTGCGAACGCTCCGGCAGGTCGCTGTCGTCTGTCTCCAGTGTGAGCCGCGCGACGACGAGGTCTGGGAGCTGTCCGCCGAGTTCGTCGCGGAGCCGGTGGGCGGGACGCCGGCCGACAGGGCGGAGTGGCAGCGCGGCGTCGACCTGGAGCCCATCTCTCCACCGTAGCCGCCCGTCCTGAACCCGACACAGCCAAGGGTAATCAACCGGTGTATCGGGTATGGGTACGCCGCTCGAGCCGCGCGAGTCGCAGGTCGCCGAAGTGCTGGACCGACTCTACGAGGAGTATCCCGAACCGGAGATTTCGCTTCGGTTCTCGAACCGCTTGGAGCTGCTTGTCGCCGTTGTCCTCTCGGCGCAGTGTACCGACGAGCGCGTCAACACGGTCACCGAAACGCTCTTCGAGAAATACGAAACGCCGGAGGAGTACGCCAGCGCCGACAAAGAGGAACTGGCGTCGGACATCGACTCGATAACCTACTACAACAACAAGGCCGGCTATCTCACGTCCGCCTGTGCGGACATCGTCGAGAAACACAACGGTGAGGTTCCGGACACGATGTCGGAACTGACAGACCTGGCCGGCGTCGGCCGCAAGACCGCCAACGTCGTGCTCCAGCACGGCCACGAGGTCGTCGAGGGCATCGTCGTCGACACGCACGTCCAGCGCATCTCCAGACGGCTCGGGATGACGACCGAAAAGCGCCCGGACGCCATCGAAGACGATCTTATCGATATCGTCCCGCAGGATGACTGGAAGGAGTTTACGCATCTGCTCATCAGCCACGGCCGCGAAACCTGTACGGCCCGGAACCCCGATTGTGGGGACTGCATCCTTGAGGATATCTGCCCGTCGTCGAAGCTCGACAACGATATCGACCTCGCTGACGGCAACGGCTGGTCGGATTGAGCCCGTCCCCGAGAGGTACCCCGTTTCCCACTATATCGTGGTTGGAACGAGCGAGGCGCTTATTTCCCCGCCGTCCAACTAGCCGACAATGAGTGAAACCGCCGGGCTGGACCGACTCGACCGCGCCGTCATCAACGCCTACCAAGGCGGCTTTCCGGTCGTCGAATCGCCGTTCGAGCCCGCCGCCGAAGCGCTTGCCGACCATGGGGTCGATGTCACCGCCACGGAGTTGCTGAAACGAGTACAGACCCTCGACGAGGAGGGCGTTCTCACCCGATTCGGGGCGCTCATCAACGCCGCCGAAATCGGCGGCGCAGCGACGCTCGTGGCGATGCACGCGCCGGAAGACCGTTTCGAGGCGGTCGCCGAGCAGGTAAACAGCCACCGCGAGGTCGCCCACAACTACCGACGCGAGCATCCGCATCTGAACATGTGGTTTGTCGTCTCCGTGGCCGACGCCGACGCCGTCGAGCGGGTGCTGGCCGACATCGAAGACGAGACCGGGCAGGAAACCTACAACCTCCCGAAACAACAGGAGTTCCGCGTCGAGGCGAAGTTCCTCGTCGACGGCCCCATCCCGGACGGCGACGTTGACCTGTCCGACCTCGGCCCCGATGCGAGCCCGACCGACCGCGGGACGCTGACGCCCGAAGAACGAGACCTCGTCGTCGAGATACAGGACGGGCTCCCGGTGACTGAGACGCCGTACGCCGATGTCGCGGCCGAACTCGGCGTCGACACCGACTGGGTGCTGCGGACGATACAGCGCTTCAACGAATCGGGGAAGATTCGCCGCGTCGGCGTCATCCCGAACCACTACGCGCTCGGCTACACCGAAAACGGAATGACCGTCTGGAGCGTCCCCGACGAGAAACTCGACGAGGTCGGACCGGAGGTCGCAGGGCTGGATTTCGTCACGCACTGTTATGAGCGGCCGCGCCACGAAGGCGTCTGGCCGTACAACTTCTTCGCGATGACCCACGGCCGAAGCGAAGACGAAAGTAAGCGCCGAATCCAGCAGGTAAAATCGACGATGGAGGAGTACTGGGATGTCGGCGACGACGACTGGGACTCGCTGTTCTCGACGGAAATCCTGAAAAAGACCGGCATCAGACTCGACGAACGAGCAACGGCAAACACTGAGTAGGATGATACCGTTGTACCACGATTTCACCGGCCAGACCGTGCTGGTGTTCGGCGGCGGCAGCGTCGGGGCACGAAAAGCCCGCCGGTTCGCCCGCGAAGCGGACGTTGTCGTCGTCAGTCCGGCGTTCCCCGAAGCGGACTACGGCGGCGCGTCGCTGGTTCGAGCGGCTCCGGAGCCGGAGGCAGTCGACGACTGGTTCGACCGCACCGAACCGGCGCTTGCGGTCGCCGCAACCGACGACGCGGCGGTCAACGAGGCCGTCGCCGAGGCGGCAACGGCCCGCGGGCGGCTCGTCAACCGGACCGACCGGTCCGGCGGCCGCGACCCCGGAAGCGTCGTCGTGCCGGCGACGGTTCGGGACGGCGACGTAACCGTCGCTATCTCGACCGGCGGCCAGAGTCCGGCGCTCGCCAGAGAACTCCGAAAGCGCATCGAGAGTGAAATCGAAGGCGCCGGCGAGTTGGCGACAACAACCGCGTCGCTTCGAGAACAACTCAAAGACCGCGATATTTCGCCGGCAGCGCGGCGACAGGCCGTCCGCGACGTGGTACAATCGCCACAGGTTTGGAAGGATTTAGGTACCGGTGTGTCCAAGCACCGACAGACGGTAGACGCCGTCGTCGAATCGGCGTTGGGTGACACACAGTGACAGTAGAAACCGGAATCGTCGTCGGAGCGAGCGTCTCCCACAGCCACGCTTCCATCGACCAGATAGAAACGGCGGCTGACGGCAGCCAGCAGACAGCCGTCGAGGAACTGTTGTCGAAGGAGGGTGTCTCCGAGGCGTTCGTTCTCCAGACGTGTAATCGGGCGGAGGCGTACGTTGTCGCCAATGACAGCGAGACCGGCACCGCCGCACTCGCCGGCTATCTTGCAGGCGTCGACGACGACGCCATCCGGATGCTCAGCCACAATCAGAGCCTGAAACATCTTATGGCCGTCGCCTGCGGGCTCGAGTCACTCGTCATCGGCGAAGACCAGATTCTCGGGCAGGTCAGAGACGCCTACGAGGACGCCCGTGGTGTCGGCGGCGTCGGGCCAACACTGAACGATGCGGTCCTCAAGGCGCTCCACGTCGGCGAGCGGGCACGGACAGAAACCGCCATCAACGAAGGCGCTGTCTCGCTGGGGTCGGCCGCCGTTCGGTTCGCGGCCGAGCGCCACGGCGTTACTGGTTCGACAGCGCTCGTCGTCGGTGCCGGCGAGATGGCGACATTGGCGGCAAAGGCACTTGACGACCCCGCGAGCCGCGTCATCGTCGCCAACCGAACCAGAGAGCGTGCCGAACGGCTGGCCGAGGAGCTCTCGAC from Natronomonas pharaonis DSM 2160 includes the following:
- a CDS encoding acetyltransferase yields the protein MTKRHVSLPATAEEGLEAFLETVDRRLSSDEDTCQVVEDVLVDLHGDREAYERWQSGDDVSPAERVRLQGYDPCNATLESEYYAEKDEAAFEESKHLQWLWRQFDATPMADNVEFALRFRRMLADHLFEECGDGCRFFKGITFTYGHNISIGDNVVVHDDVHLDDRGELTIGDRVSISDGVHVYSHDHDIVDQTEVDNYHTIIEDDVRLTFDAMVRAGVQVGENAVVGARAVVQSDVPAHHVVVGQPAKSVRVKPGWESVAEPVDADHHDGRSDRKLPYELPDGLEQFDEFQRDLQPPDRR
- a CDS encoding NAD(P)-dependent glycerol-1-phosphate dehydrogenase, producing MFEKSTWIRLPRSVVVGHGVLDRTAEAVEELYLDGRPLIVTSPTPEELAVDRLREQFVSAGFDPAVAVVEEASFDAVERVIETAERETAGFLVGFGGGKPIDIAKMAADERNCGFISVPTAASHDGIVSGRGSVPEGDTRHSVAAHPPLAVIADTELIANSPWRLTTAGCADIISNYTAVKDWQLAHRLKNVEYSEYAGALSQMTAEMLVDNSASIKRGLEESAWIVVKALVSSGVAMSIAGSSRPASGAEHLISHQLDRIAPETALHGHQVGVASIVTEYLHSGEGGDWRRVRDALASIDAPTTAAELGIDGERFIEATTSAHEIRDRYTILGDGIEREAAIEAAATTGVL
- the nth gene encoding endonuclease III, whose amino-acid sequence is MGTPLEPRESQVAEVLDRLYEEYPEPEISLRFSNRLELLVAVVLSAQCTDERVNTVTETLFEKYETPEEYASADKEELASDIDSITYYNNKAGYLTSACADIVEKHNGEVPDTMSELTDLAGVGRKTANVVLQHGHEVVEGIVVDTHVQRISRRLGMTTEKRPDAIEDDLIDIVPQDDWKEFTHLLISHGRETCTARNPDCGDCILEDICPSSKLDNDIDLADGNGWSD
- the ahbB gene encoding siroheme decarboxylase subunit beta, which codes for MSETAGLDRLDRAVINAYQGGFPVVESPFEPAAEALADHGVDVTATELLKRVQTLDEEGVLTRFGALINAAEIGGAATLVAMHAPEDRFEAVAEQVNSHREVAHNYRREHPHLNMWFVVSVADADAVERVLADIEDETGQETYNLPKQQEFRVEAKFLVDGPIPDGDVDLSDLGPDASPTDRGTLTPEERDLVVEIQDGLPVTETPYADVAAELGVDTDWVLRTIQRFNESGKIRRVGVIPNHYALGYTENGMTVWSVPDEKLDEVGPEVAGLDFVTHCYERPRHEGVWPYNFFAMTHGRSEDESKRRIQQVKSTMEEYWDVGDDDWDSLFSTEILKKTGIRLDERATANTE
- a CDS encoding precorrin-2 dehydrogenase/sirohydrochlorin ferrochelatase family protein, which codes for MIPLYHDFTGQTVLVFGGGSVGARKARRFAREADVVVVSPAFPEADYGGASLVRAAPEPEAVDDWFDRTEPALAVAATDDAAVNEAVAEAATARGRLVNRTDRSGGRDPGSVVVPATVRDGDVTVAISTGGQSPALARELRKRIESEIEGAGELATTTASLREQLKDRDISPAARRQAVRDVVQSPQVWKDLGTGVSKHRQTVDAVVESALGDTQ